The Caballeronia sp. Lep1P3 genome segment GGCGCTCCCGCGCAACCTGCGGACCTTGCGAATCACGATTGCCTTACGTTGCAGACGCCCGCTTTTCCCGCGCGCGAATGGACACTCGAAGGGCCGCAAGGCAGCGAGACGCTGCAAATCAGCGGTCCGGTGCAGGTGAATATCGCGGAGTCGCTTGCGGTTGCGATACGCGAGGGCATGGGAATCGGCATGTTGCCGCTTTACGCCGCGATAGAAGGTTTGTGCAACGGCTCGCTCGTGCGCGTGCTGCCGCAACACACGTTGCAGCGTACCAATCTCTATGCGCTCTATGCATCGCGCAAGTTCGTCGATGCAAAGACGCGCACGTGGGTTGAATTCCTGCGCACGCATCTTCCGCAGGTGATTGCGCGCGACGAAGCATTGCTTGCGGAACTGGGTCAGGACTCTCTGCCCGTGCCGCGAAACGCGCGGGCGAGCGCATGAGTCACTAGAGCTCAAGCGCCTGGGCAATGAATCACGTCTCGCTCCACATGCGAAGCAAGTTGTGATAGCAGCCTACGAGCGTGCGCTTGGCGGCTTCGTCGCCGTTCGTCGCGTTGAGACGCTGAATGGAATTGTCGAGATCGAAGAGCAGTGCGCGTTGTGCGTCGTCGCGCACTAGGCTTTGCGCCCAGAAGAAACTCGAGACGCGCGCGCCGCGCGTCACGGGCCGCACTTGATGCAAGCTCGTTGCCGGATAGACGATGGCATGTCCCGCCGGCAGCTTCACTTCCTGCACGCCGTAAGTGTCTTCGATCACGAGTTCACCGCCGTCGTAATCTTCGGGACGCGATAGAAAAAGCGTGACTGAAACGTCCGTCCGCACGCGCGCGCCATGCCCCGGCACGATGCGTATTGCGCCATCGACATGACTGCCGAAATGCATGCCGCCTTCGTAGCGATTGAATAGCGGCGGATAAACGCGATTGGGCAATACCGCGCTGATGAAAAGCGGATGCCGCTCCAGCGCGCCGACGATCGTATCGCCCAACTCACGCGCAATAGGCGAGCCTTCCGCGATCTGTTGATTGCGCTTGACCGGCGCGCCTTGATAACCCGCGGTCGCGCGCCCATCGACCCATGAATCAGTGGCAGCTTCGAGGCGCGCGCGCATCGCGGCGGCATCCTGTGGCGAAAGTACGCCCGGTATAGAGAGAATCATTGCGTTAGCTTCTTGACGTGCCTTGCGCGCGCGGCCCGAAACGGTGCGCGCAAGGCACGGTTGCACATTAACGGAACCGGTAATTCAAGGTCGCAAGGAACGTGCGGCCAAGGCCCGGCACCGCGCGCCCGCCATCGGACGGGATGAGGGCATCGTAGTACTTCTTGTCCGTCAGGTTCAACACGTTGAACTGGATGTCATAGCGTTTCTGATGATACGCGGCCATGACGTCCCAGCGCGTATAGCCGCCGACTTGAACGAGATCGTTATTCGCCGCATAACGCGACGACACATACGATGGCCCGCCGCCGAACTCCCAGTTGGACGTGACGTTATACGTCGACCACAGCGTCAGCATGTTTCGCGGCGTGTTGGCGAGCGTATTGCCCGTTGTACCGTCGAGCGCCCTTTGCACGGTACCGTTCATGTACGTGTAGCCGCCAAAGACTTGCCATTTGTTCGTGATGTGACCGGCCACGCCGAGCTGATAACCGCGCACGCGCACGTCGCCGTCGAGCGTGTATTCGCCCGTCGAGACCTGTGTGCGTGCGTTCGTCTTTTCGATATTGAAAAGCGACTGCGTGACCGAAAGGCCGCCGTTCAGCAAGTCCCACTTGGAGCCGATTTCATAGGAGCGGTTCTTCTCGGCCGGCGTGTTCTGCTGATTGTTCGTGAGCGTCAGCGCTTCGAGCGACGGGTTGAACGATGTGCCATACGACACGTAATACGACTGCCATTCCGTCGGCTGCCATACGATGCCTGTACGCACGCTCGTGAAGTAATTCGTCTGCGTTGCATATCCGGGCGCGTTGATCGAGTTGTGAATCGATGCCTCATAGCGGTCCCAGCGCACGCCGCCGATCCATTTCCAATTCTCACCGAGCGAAATCGTATCGTTGAGGTAAAGGCCAATGCCATTCGCGCTCGATTCGGCGAGATTGGTCGCCACTTCGCGATAGTTCGAGGGCCGCGATGTATAGGTCGGATCGACGAGCGGCACGATGGCGAGCGTGTTCGACGGCAGTCCCGGCGTGGTCGCCGTGAAGCTCTGGTTGCTATATGTCTCGTGACTCAGATCGACGCCGACGAGCATGTCGTGCTTGAGAAAGCCCGTCGCGAACTTGCCCTCGAAATCAGTCGTGTTGTAGACCGAGTGATCGTTGATATTGCGGTCCTTGCCCTGGAGCCGCACGTATAGCGACGAAAGCGGCAGCGTCGTGTAATTGCCGCTCGTGAGCGCGGTGGAAGTGCCGAGCGGTCCGGTGAGCACGGCGGCTGCATTTGTTGCGCGCGCTTCGGTGCTGTAGTGGCTGAACTGCGTCTGATTGCGCACGGTGAACATGTCGTTGAAACGATGTTCGACGCGCGCGTTGAGCGTCTGCACGTCCTGAATCGTGCGGTCGTCGGTGAAGCCGTAGAAGGTCTTCGTATCGACGGGGGCGGGATGGCCGTTCAATGGCGGAATGCCGTAGTCGGGCTGATCGCGATTGTGCTGGATGAGCGCTGACAGCGTCACCTGCGTCGGCGTGCCGATGCCGAACTTCACTTCGGGCGCAACGCCGTAGTCCTTGCTCTTCATCTGATCGCGCGTCGAGCCGAGGTCCTGGCCGAACGCATTGATGCGAAACGCGGACGTATCCGTCATCGGCTGGTCGATATCGACCGTCGTTCGATAGCGGTCGTGCGTGCCGGCCTGCACGGATACGTCGGCGCGCGGCTTGAGGGTCGGCTGCTTGCTGACCTGATTGATGACGCCGCCTGTCGAACCGCGCCCGAAGTAGAGCGACGACGGGCCATACAGCAC includes the following:
- a CDS encoding Fe2+-dependent dioxygenase; translated protein: MILSIPGVLSPQDAAAMRARLEAATDSWVDGRATAGYQGAPVKRNQQIAEGSPIARELGDTIVGALERHPLFISAVLPNRVYPPLFNRYEGGMHFGSHVDGAIRIVPGHGARVRTDVSVTLFLSRPEDYDGGELVIEDTYGVQEVKLPAGHAIVYPATSLHQVRPVTRGARVSSFFWAQSLVRDDAQRALLFDLDNSIQRLNATNGDEAAKRTLVGCYHNLLRMWSET
- a CDS encoding TonB-dependent siderophore receptor, which gives rise to MLRKTPLAAALVTIAAVPMAAPLYAQTAAPASQVARPAAAPAEGASAAIADSKPNTDAPETATLPAVAVTGQSETAGDFQPEVSSVGAKVPTALRDIPQAVVVVPKAVLQSQAVSSFSDALRNVPGVTLGAAEGGQIGNNINLRGFTARTDIYLDGFRDRGQYYRDTFNLESIDVLYGPSSLYFGRGSTGGVINQVSKQPTLKPRADVSVQAGTHDRYRTTVDIDQPMTDTSAFRINAFGQDLGSTRDQMKSKDYGVAPEVKFGIGTPTQVTLSALIQHNRDQPDYGIPPLNGHPAPVDTKTFYGFTDDRTIQDVQTLNARVEHRFNDMFTVRNQTQFSHYSTEARATNAAAVLTGPLGTSTALTSGNYTTLPLSSLYVRLQGKDRNINDHSVYNTTDFEGKFATGFLKHDMLVGVDLSHETYSNQSFTATTPGLPSNTLAIVPLVDPTYTSRPSNYREVATNLAESSANGIGLYLNDTISLGENWKWIGGVRWDRYEASIHNSINAPGYATQTNYFTSVRTGIVWQPTEWQSYYVSYGTSFNPSLEALTLTNNQQNTPAEKNRSYEIGSKWDLLNGGLSVTQSLFNIEKTNARTQVSTGEYTLDGDVRVRGYQLGVAGHITNKWQVFGGYTYMNGTVQRALDGTTGNTLANTPRNMLTLWSTYNVTSNWEFGGGPSYVSSRYAANNDLVQVGGYTRWDVMAAYHQKRYDIQFNVLNLTDKKYYDALIPSDGGRAVPGLGRTFLATLNYRFR